The DNA region TTATATGTGCTGTATTATATGCTCTCCAGATTGTGTATATTTCTTATGTGGTGGAACATAGAGAAGTATTTGATCTGGCTTTTTCTGAGATTTTGTTTACTGCCATATTTTCTTTTTTGTTTTTTTTGTTCTTTGAACCAAGAAATCTCCCCTTATATTTTATTTTTCAAAATTCTTTGCCTATTGTTTACTTAGGAGTTGTTGCTACAGCTTTTACTCTGACTCTGCAACTTATTGGTCAAAAGTATGTACCTCCTACTAAATCTGCTTTAATATACAATTTAGAACCAGTTTTTGCTACATTATTTGCCTTTATACTTCTTTCTGAAAAATTGACTCATCTTCAAATCATAGGAGCTCTTTTGATACTTATGTCTTTATTTATCTCTATCCCTTCATCTTTTCAAAATAAGTCCTGATGAGGGATATGGATAACAATATATAAGTTATTATGGAGTTTATTCCTGCTTTTATTAAATTAAAGGGAATAATGACAGGAAAAATTAATGGATAAATAGTATTTCTTGGTACCCCTAAATATATAGGGGTGAATATGATATTTGCCACAGCCATAACTATAGCCATACTAATGGTTCCAAATGTAAGACCTAATATTAAATTCTTAGTCTTTGTGTAGACATAGCCTGATACGACAATTAATGTGCCTGAGGCTAAAAAATGCATTAATGCTCCAATGGGACCTCCTTGTCCAGTTAGAACTGCCATTAATATAGCTACAATTAGGGTTGCAAGTATACCGTGAGATATTCCTACTTGGGTTGAGATTAGTATTAATGGAATATCTCCTGGATCATAGAGTAGATATGGGGCTTGGGGAAGAATGGGGAAATAGATAGTGATGGAAAGAATGATTGATAATGCAGTAAGGATTGACACAAATACAAGTTTTTTAGTACCCATGATCTTACCTCCTTTTTGTTTTTTATATAAAAAAAGCCCTGAAGGTATATACCTTCAGGGCTTTTTTATCAAAAAATTAAATTACCTTCTCCCATCCGGACTATACCGTCGGCTCTGGATTCTCACCAGATCTGCAAGCCCTTTAGGCTTGCTCGCAGGCTTAGGTATCCCCATATTTGGAGATACCATCACTGCCGGTCGGGAATTGAGAGGAACTTTTATTGTTCCTCTCTCACCCTGCCCCGAAGGTAATTTTTTAAGATTATATACAAAAATTTATCTCGATTCAATATCAAGAGACAGACTTAAGGGGTAGGCTATTACTCCTATCGTTCCTGGTCCTGAGTGTACGCTTAGTGCTGCACTTAGCTTATTCACTATTATGTCTCTTAACTCAAATACTTTTGAAATCTCTTCTTTTATTTTGTTTATCTCTTCCATGGCATTTGCATGTAAAAATCCCACATTTAAAACTTTATTATCTTTAAAAAAGTCTTGCATATGAGAAACTATTCTTTGATATGTTTTTAATCTTCCTACGGCTTTATCTAAAGCGACCAAAACCCCTTCGGGATTCACCGAGATTATGGGATTTATTTTCAAAACTTCTGCAAGAAGATATTGGGCTTTTCCTATTCTTCCTCCAGCTGCAAGAAATTTAAGAGTGTCATTTGTAAAAGCATGGAATAAATTTTCTCTGATTTTACTGATATGTTTTATAGTCTCTTTAATATTCCATCCGTTAAGAGATGCTTTTGCTGCTTCTATTACCATAAAGCCGGTACCCAAAGATACACTTTTTGAATCTATGACTTCTATTTCGTAATTTGGATTTTCTTCTTTAAGGATCTGCTTTGCAGTATTTGCTGATTGAAAGGCTCCGCTTCCCCATGAAGTCATGTGGATGCTTAACACTTTTTTTCCTTTTTCCAATATTTTTTTAAAAGCCTCATAGTACTCTCCAACTCCAGGACAGGCGGTCTTAGGTAATTTGGATAAATCTTCAAGGTTCTCCATATAATTCCAAATATATTCCGGAGTTATATCTACATTCTCCTGAAAAGCTTTTTCTTGCAGGTGTATGTAATAGGGTATTACTTCTATTTCCAATTCTTTGCTAATTTCTTCTGGTATATCGGCAGTACTATCGGTTACCACTTTAAATTGTATTTTTGTATTATTGTTCATTAAGTATCCTCCTAAAACTAATTTTTAGAATTGTCTTATTATATTATATATTTGGGTATATATAAAGCATTGCTTTGAAAATGTTTAAATTGTCTCTTTCATTTTTATATGAGTTTGGATATAATTACTAAGTGTAAAAACGTTTTTCTAAGGGAGGTAAAGCAATGGAGGAAAAAGAAATCTTAAAGAAAGTTAGAGATTTAATTTCAAAAATGACCCTTGAGGAAAAAATTGCTCAGCTACAGTCGGTTTTTGGGAAAGAGTTAGTGGATGAGAGTGGCAATTTTTCTGAGGAGAAGGCGGAGAAACTTTTAAAGAATGGGATTGGACAAATCTCTCGAGTGGCAGGAGAAAAAGGAATGGATCCAGAAAGGGCTGTTGAACTTGCTAATAAAATTCAGAAATTTTTAAAGGAGAAAACAAGACTTGGTATTCCTGCAATAATTCATGAAGAATGTCTTAGTGGATTTATGGCAAAGGGGGCAACAGTATTTCCTCAGGCTATTGGTATGGCAAGCACTTTTGAACCTGAACTCATAAGAAGAGTAAGTGATGTTATAAGACAGCATATGAGAGCAGCTAATGTGCATCAAGGGCTTTCCCCTGTTCTTGATATTCCAAGAGATCCAAGATGGGGTAGGACAGAAGAGACCTTTGGAGAAGATCCTTATCTTGTGTCCAGAATGGCTGCAGAGTATGTAAAGGGGCTTCAAGGAGAAGATTGGAGAGAAGGAATTATTGCTACAGTTAAACATTTTACAGCTTACGGTATTTCTGAGGGGGCAAGAAATTTGGGCCCTGCTAAGGTTGGAGAAAGAGAGCTTAGAGAAGTATTTTTATTCCCCTTTGAGGTAGCAATAAAAGAGGGTCAAGCTGGTTCTTTGATGAATGCATATCATGAGATAGATGGTGTACCTTGTGCTTCATCAAAATTTTTGTTAACAAAGATTCTAAGATGGGAATGGGGTTTTAAAGGTTATGTAGTATCTGATTATATCGCTATAAGAATGTTAGAAAATTTTCATAGAGTAGCAAAAGATGCAAAAGAAGCAGCTGTTCTTGCTTTAGAAGCTGGAATTGATATTGAATTACCAAGCGTGGACTGTTATGGAGAGCCTTTGATTCAAGCAGTAAAAGAAGGACTTATTTCTGAAGAAGTTATAAATGCATCTGTTGAAAGAGTTCTAAGGGCAAAATTTATGCTCGGATTATTTGATGGTGATTTAGAGAAGGATCCTAAGAAAGTGTATGATATTTTTGATAAACCGGAGTTTAGAGAATTATCAAGAGAGGTTGCAAGAAGGTCTATAGTGCTCCTTAAGAATGACGGAATATTACCTCTTTCTAAGAATATTAGAACAGTTGCAGTGATTGGCCCTAATGCAGATAATCCCAGAAATCTACACGGAGATTATAGTTATACTGCTCATATACCATCAGTATCGGAAACCCTTGAGGGAGTAAAGATACCTGAGGAATGTGCGGTAAGAACAGTAAGTATTCTTGAAGGAATTAAGAATAAAGTATCAGCTGAAACTCAAGTTTTATATGCTAAGGGTTGTGAAATTCTTAGTGATTCTAAAGAGGGATTTGACGAGGCAATAGAGATTGCTAAGAGGGCTGATGTGATTATAGCGGTAATGGGTGAGGAAAGCGGTTTGTTCCACAGAGGAATCTCTGGTGAAGGTAATGATAGAACAACTCTTGAACTTTTTGGAATACAGAGAGACCTGTTAAGAGAACTTCATAAACTTGGTAAACCTATTGTTCTTGTACTTGTTAATGGGAGACCTCAGGCATTAAAGTGGGAGCATGAAAATCTCAATGCGATATTAGAAGCATGGTATCCAGGTGAAGAAGGTGGAGATGCTGTAGCTGATGTAATTTTTGGAGATTATAATCCATCTGGAAAATTACCTATTTCTTTTCCTGCTGTAACAGGACAGGTACCTGTTTACTATAATAGGAAGCCTTCAGCCTTTACCGATTATGTGGAAGAATCAGCCAAACCCTTGTATCCTTTTGGACATGGTCTCTCTTACACCACTTTTGAGTATTCTAATCTGAAGATTCATCCAGAAAAGGTGAATGCTTTAGAGAAAGTAGAAATTAGTTTTACTATTAAGAATACAGGAGTCAGAGAGGGAGAAGAAGTAGTTCAATTATATGTTCATGACCAAGTAGCGAGCTTAGAAAGACCTGTTAAGGAGTTGAAAGGATTTAAGAAAATACATCTTAAGCCTGGAGAGTCAAAAAGAGTAACCTTTATTCTTTATCCTGAGCAGCTTGCTTTCTATGATGAGTTTATGAGATTTGTTGTAGAAAAAGGTATTTTTGAGATAATGATTGGAAGCTCTTCTGAAGATATAAGACTTACAGGAACCTTTGAAGTACTTGAGACAAAAGTAATAACAGAAAAAAGAAAATTTGCAAGTGAGATTAAAGTAGAGTAGGTATAAAAAGGGGGAGAATTAACTCCCCCTCTTCTTTTTTCTTATATCCCCTAGAAATATGGTCTTGATCCTCTATTGACTATTTGTGTTAAATATGATACCTTTTAATTAAAAGTGGTATTAAATTGGTTGAAATATGAAAATTTCCCCTTTGATTAAAGAGAAAATTAAAGAGGAACTCTTAAAGATAATTGAAAAGAATAGGAAAGAGGATTATGTAAAATTATCCTCTGAGAGGGAACTTGCTCAAACTTTTAATGTAAGTAGAACTACCATAAGAAGCGTAATGAAGGAACTCATAGAAGAAGGGATAATAGTACAATTTCAAGGAAAAGGAACTTATATTGTCCCCAAAAAGGAGAAACATGTGTATGTTTTGAATTCTCCCGATTTAAAAACTGAAGATCCTTTTTATTCTAAATTTTTTGTGGCTCTAACAAATAGGCTTACTGAGAGGGGTTTTAGCTTGAATTTTATATCTATGGACAAGGTAATAAAAAACCGAAATAGAGACATTCCGTTATTACTGGTAGGTTTGATTAATGACGAATCCATTGAAAAACTCAAAGAGAAATTCCAATATTTAATTTCTATTGAGCAGTACTTCAATCATGATAAGATTATTCAAATTTCTGTAGATGATTATAAGATAGGCTGGTCTGCGGCTGAAGCCTTTATTAAGAGAAAACATAATTATATTATACATCTTTGTGGTCCAGAAAGATATACTGCAGCTCGTTTAAGGAAATTAGGTTTCTTGGATAGGGTGAAAATTGAAGAAGGTATAAAGTATGAGATAATTGAAGGTAAAATGAACTATAAATCTGGTTATGAGCTTGGAGAGAAAATCTTAGACATTTTTAATAATGAGAGGAAGAGTAAAATTGGCATCTTTGCGGCAAATGATTGGATGGCTATAGGTTTAATTCAGAGATTAAAAGAATCTGGAATTTTAGTGGGTAAAGAATTGAGCATAATTGGATGTGATGATATTCCATTAGCCAAAGAGGTTGTTCCTAACTTAACTACTTTTAAGTGGGATGTGGAAAAAATTATAAGCGAAATAATAGAGCTTTTGGATGATATAATAAACAAAAAGAAAATTATTTCTAATAAACGAGTTTTAGTATCTGCTAAGCTTATTATAAGAGAAACACTGATGAATTGATAGGTGGTTTTAAATTGGTACAAGGGGAGGTGAAAAGAAAAAAATTAAAAAAATAAATAGCTTTTCCAATAAACCTTTTGAAAGGGGGTTCACTATGAGAAAGTTAAGTTATGTGCTAATGTTGATTTCTTTGATGCTTCTTTTCCTTAGTTTGACAGGTGCTCAAACTAATAAGATTACTGTCTGGTGCTCTGAAAAACAAGTGGATATCCTCCAGAGATTAGGAGAGGAGTTTAAGGCAAAATACGGTGTCAGTGTTGACGTTCAGTATGTGGAATTTGGTTCTATTAAGCCTAACTTTTTGACTGCTGCCCCTCAAGGTAAAGGTGCAGATGTGATTGTAGGTGCCCATGATTGGGTAGGAGAACTTGTAGTAAACGGCTTATTAGAACCAATAGCTCAATTTAAAGACCAAAATCAATTTTACACTACTGCTTTGAATGCTTTTTCTTATGGTGGTAAGCTTTATGGATTACCCTACGCTATGGAGGCTATTGCACTAATCTACAATAAAGATTATGTAAAACTGCCTCCTTCAACCTTTGATGCTTTAATCTCAACGGCTAAAAGGATAGATACTGCTTATAAAGGAAAAGTAAGAGGCTTTATAACCAGTGGAGCAGAATTCTATTATGTGGCACCTGTTCTTTTCGGTTATGGAGGATATGTATTTAAGGAAACATCAAAAGGCCTTGATGTCTCTGATATTGGGCTTGCAAATCCTGGTGCTATAAAGGGTGCAAAACTTTGGAAGAGGCTATTTGACGAAAAGATTTTGACTCCTGGAGATAACTATCAGATAATGGATTCAATGTTTAAAGAAGGAAAAGCAGCAATGATAATTAATGGTCCATGGGCAGTGAAAGCTTATAAGGATGCGGGTATAAACTATGGAGTAGCAGTAATTCCAAGCTTAGAAAAAGGGGTTGTAGCAAAACCTTTCGTAGGAGTTCAAGGTTTCATGATAAATGCAAAATCTCCTAATAAGATTCTTGCAAGGGATTTTGTACTCAATTATATAGCCACAAAAGATACCATGTATAAGATTTATCTTGCTGATCCAAGAATTCCTGCAAGAAAAGATGTTCTTGCTATGATTAAGGATAATCCAGATATTGTTGGTTTTACAAAGAGTGCAGCAAATGGTATACCTATGCCTAATGTTCCTGAGATGGCCTTTGTTTGGAGTGCTATGAATGATGCTCTTAATCTAATTGTAAATGGTAAAGCAACTCCTGAGGAAGCTTTAGAAAATGCAGTAAAAGCTATAAAAGCTCAAATTAAGAGATAGAAAAAAGGCCCGGGGTATTCCCGGGCCTATTAGGAGGTAGATAGTTTGACTTCAAAAGTAATAAAACTTATTTTATGGTTTATATTAGCATTAATTAATGGTCTTCTTTTTTGGTCAGGAGTCTATCTAATTCAGAATTATTATTATGAACTTGGTATTGTTGTTATAATTGCCTTACTTCTTATTGACTTTTTCATCTTTAATCCAAAAGCGTATCCATACAGATACACAATTCCTGCTCTTATTTTTTTATTTTTACTTGTTATTTATCCCATATATTTTACTATAAAAACTGCCTTTACTAATTATGGGACTGGACATATATTTACTCGTGAAGAGGCAGTTGAGAGATTGTTGTATGATCCTAACTATACTTATGTGATAGAGAAAAACCCTATAGATTTTAAGATCTTTACTGTATATGAGAATTTAAAACCCACAGAAGACTTTCTTATTCTGTTTAAGATAAATGGGGAAAACTATTTAGGAAAAACTCCTATTCCTACTATTAGAAAAGGTACCGAGGTTTTACTTAGAGAAGGTAGGCTCTTTAAAGTGAATTCTTCAAAGATAGAGAGAGATGGAATGGTTTATGAATTTCAACCTTCATTGGAGAATGCAGAGAAAATAATTTTAGATAATAAAGTCTACAGATTGATGTATTCTTCTGAAAGTTCTGATTTGGAAAAAAATACTTATTATTTTGTTCTGTTAGTTCAAAAGTATCTTTCTAATACAGAATATTTAGATCAGGAAAGAGGAAGAATAATAGGAATAAAGGTTGACACTGATGGTAAGTGGAAGTTCTTTTTTATAAATAGATTGTATAGACTTTCCTTTGAAGATTTAAGAGAAGGAGATAAATTTTATAGAAGAAGTGTGATAATAAACACCAAAACCCAAAAGCCATTAATAGAGGAAAAAGGTTCCTTTTACGACCTCGACGAGAGTGGTAATAGAATTTTCTTGATAGGTTATACCACTTTTGTAGGTTTAGAGAATTTTGGAAGAATTTTTAAAGATGAGAGAATTTCTAGACCATTTTTGAATATATTTATGTGGACAGTGGAATGGTCTTTATTTACCGTATTATTGTCTTTTTCCATAGGTCTTGCTTTTGCTCTTGCTTTGAACAATAGGAGATTAAAGGGAAGAAATATTTACAGAACTCTTCTAATAATTCCATGGGCAATTCCTTATTTTATATCGGTTTTGACCTGGAAAAACGGTATATTTAACGAAACTTATGGAATTCTTAACAAGATAATTCTTCCAATGATGGGATTAAATCCAATAAAATGGTTTAATGATCCCTTCTGGGCAAAGGTAATATGTATAGTTGTAAACACATGGCTTACTTTTCCATACATGATGACCATATCTCTGGGTGCTTTACAGTCAATTCCCGATGAACTCTATGAGGTGGCCGCGATTGACGGGGCTGGTAGAATAGCAAGATTCAGATATATAACCCTTCCTATGCTTTTGACCATTGTAGCACCGCTTTTAATAAGTAGTTTTGCTTATACTTTTAATAATTTCACTTTAATATATCTTTTAACAGCAGGTGGTCCTCCTATGGTTTCTGCGACTACCCCAGCGGGTCATACCGATATTTTAATATCTTATGTATATAAACTTGCTTTTGAGGGAAGGGGACAAGAATTTGGTTTTGCAAGTGCTATTTCTATTTTAATATTCTTCTTAGTAGCTGGTATAAGTTTGGTTAATTTTAAAATATCGGGTTCTTTTGAAGAGGTAAGAGGTGAATAGTCATGGTTGAGAGAAAGACCTACTTTTTAACTCATATTATTCTTTGGATCCTGATTCCTCTTATATTGTTTCCTGTGGTTTGGGTGGTTAGTACCTCTATAAGGAGGGATGAAGCTGCTTTCTCTACTAAAATTTTCTCATCAAGGATATCTTTACAAAATTATAAAGATCTCCTTGCTCCTGAGAAAAATATGCCTGCCCTTGTTCAAGAACTTCAAAATCTTATAATGTTAACTCCTCCTTATGATACTTGGGATAGAGGGAGAGTTGAAAGGGAAATAGAAAAGGACATTTCTAACTTGAAATCCTATATAGACGAAACTAAGAGTAGATATGATAAAGCAGAAAAAGGCTATAGAGACTTGAATAATTATTTAGCTTTAAAAACTAATGAAATAAAAAATAACATATACCTACAATTGGAGGCTTTAAAGAAATACTTGGAGGAAAATCTTCCCAAAAAAGGAGAAGAGAGTAATTTGTCTATAAAGTTATCAGAGTTGAAAATTTTGAAAGAAAGAATTAACAATTTAAACTATAAAATATCTCAGAATAGAGAAGAATATAATAAAGTTTTGGTAAAAATTGATGCTCTTCAAAGAGAAATACTGGAG from Dictyoglomus turgidum DSM 6724 includes:
- a CDS encoding ECF transporter S component, producing the protein MGTKKLVFVSILTALSIILSITIYFPILPQAPYLLYDPGDIPLILISTQVGISHGILATLIVAILMAVLTGQGGPIGALMHFLASGTLIVVSGYVYTKTKNLILGLTFGTISMAIVMAVANIIFTPIYLGVPRNTIYPLIFPVIIPFNLIKAGINSIITYILLSISLIRTYFEKMKG
- a CDS encoding DegV family protein, with the protein product MNNNTKIQFKVVTDSTADIPEEISKELEIEVIPYYIHLQEKAFQENVDITPEYIWNYMENLEDLSKLPKTACPGVGEYYEAFKKILEKGKKVLSIHMTSWGSGAFQSANTAKQILKEENPNYEIEVIDSKSVSLGTGFMVIEAAKASLNGWNIKETIKHISKIRENLFHAFTNDTLKFLAAGGRIGKAQYLLAEVLKINPIISVNPEGVLVALDKAVGRLKTYQRIVSHMQDFFKDNKVLNVGFLHANAMEEINKIKEEISKVFELRDIIVNKLSAALSVHSGPGTIGVIAYPLSLSLDIESR
- a CDS encoding glycoside hydrolase family 3 N-terminal domain-containing protein; this translates as MEEKEILKKVRDLISKMTLEEKIAQLQSVFGKELVDESGNFSEEKAEKLLKNGIGQISRVAGEKGMDPERAVELANKIQKFLKEKTRLGIPAIIHEECLSGFMAKGATVFPQAIGMASTFEPELIRRVSDVIRQHMRAANVHQGLSPVLDIPRDPRWGRTEETFGEDPYLVSRMAAEYVKGLQGEDWREGIIATVKHFTAYGISEGARNLGPAKVGERELREVFLFPFEVAIKEGQAGSLMNAYHEIDGVPCASSKFLLTKILRWEWGFKGYVVSDYIAIRMLENFHRVAKDAKEAAVLALEAGIDIELPSVDCYGEPLIQAVKEGLISEEVINASVERVLRAKFMLGLFDGDLEKDPKKVYDIFDKPEFRELSREVARRSIVLLKNDGILPLSKNIRTVAVIGPNADNPRNLHGDYSYTAHIPSVSETLEGVKIPEECAVRTVSILEGIKNKVSAETQVLYAKGCEILSDSKEGFDEAIEIAKRADVIIAVMGEESGLFHRGISGEGNDRTTLELFGIQRDLLRELHKLGKPIVLVLVNGRPQALKWEHENLNAILEAWYPGEEGGDAVADVIFGDYNPSGKLPISFPAVTGQVPVYYNRKPSAFTDYVEESAKPLYPFGHGLSYTTFEYSNLKIHPEKVNALEKVEISFTIKNTGVREGEEVVQLYVHDQVASLERPVKELKGFKKIHLKPGESKRVTFILYPEQLAFYDEFMRFVVEKGIFEIMIGSSSEDIRLTGTFEVLETKVITEKRKFASEIKVE
- a CDS encoding GntR family transcriptional regulator, whose protein sequence is MIKEKIKEELLKIIEKNRKEDYVKLSSERELAQTFNVSRTTIRSVMKELIEEGIIVQFQGKGTYIVPKKEKHVYVLNSPDLKTEDPFYSKFFVALTNRLTERGFSLNFISMDKVIKNRNRDIPLLLVGLINDESIEKLKEKFQYLISIEQYFNHDKIIQISVDDYKIGWSAAEAFIKRKHNYIIHLCGPERYTAARLRKLGFLDRVKIEEGIKYEIIEGKMNYKSGYELGEKILDIFNNERKSKIGIFAANDWMAIGLIQRLKESGILVGKELSIIGCDDIPLAKEVVPNLTTFKWDVEKIISEIIELLDDIINKKKIISNKRVLVSAKLIIRETLMN
- a CDS encoding maltose ABC transporter substrate-binding protein; translated protein: MRKLSYVLMLISLMLLFLSLTGAQTNKITVWCSEKQVDILQRLGEEFKAKYGVSVDVQYVEFGSIKPNFLTAAPQGKGADVIVGAHDWVGELVVNGLLEPIAQFKDQNQFYTTALNAFSYGGKLYGLPYAMEAIALIYNKDYVKLPPSTFDALISTAKRIDTAYKGKVRGFITSGAEFYYVAPVLFGYGGYVFKETSKGLDVSDIGLANPGAIKGAKLWKRLFDEKILTPGDNYQIMDSMFKEGKAAMIINGPWAVKAYKDAGINYGVAVIPSLEKGVVAKPFVGVQGFMINAKSPNKILARDFVLNYIATKDTMYKIYLADPRIPARKDVLAMIKDNPDIVGFTKSAANGIPMPNVPEMAFVWSAMNDALNLIVNGKATPEEALENAVKAIKAQIKR
- a CDS encoding DUF4896 domain-containing protein, with amino-acid sequence MTSKVIKLILWFILALINGLLFWSGVYLIQNYYYELGIVVIIALLLIDFFIFNPKAYPYRYTIPALIFLFLLVIYPIYFTIKTAFTNYGTGHIFTREEAVERLLYDPNYTYVIEKNPIDFKIFTVYENLKPTEDFLILFKINGENYLGKTPIPTIRKGTEVLLREGRLFKVNSSKIERDGMVYEFQPSLENAEKIILDNKVYRLMYSSESSDLEKNTYYFVLLVQKYLSNTEYLDQERGRIIGIKVDTDGKWKFFFINRLYRLSFEDLREGDKFYRRSVIINTKTQKPLIEEKGSFYDLDESGNRIFLIGYTTFVGLENFGRIFKDERISRPFLNIFMWTVEWSLFTVLLSFSIGLAFALALNNRRLKGRNIYRTLLIIPWAIPYFISVLTWKNGIFNETYGILNKIILPMMGLNPIKWFNDPFWAKVICIVVNTWLTFPYMMTISLGALQSIPDELYEVAAIDGAGRIARFRYITLPMLLTIVAPLLISSFAYTFNNFTLIYLLTAGGPPMVSATTPAGHTDILISYVYKLAFEGRGQEFGFASAISILIFFLVAGISLVNFKISGSFEEVRGE